In Chitinophaga nivalis, a single genomic region encodes these proteins:
- a CDS encoding SMI1/KNR4 family protein: MENLLNAYEDFFGKPDLLVTLPATKKNSTFQVGVNQSEIDDESNTITSLGLSVLEGEKEWDIEFSIEVMGAVSEQKALETGNFYYQLFNKVIAGEELVSGSIYKQITLPGFDRMKHLLIMDKGYLSAQWLDDEQATGRLINVIALFEQEADQLQQLVPELREKIIWRSDIVFADPAREPENIVYQAMLNTWSGIAEWFQENGVHTADDLNRQLEAAGSEAPATALEKELGFTLPLDFKASFNIQQEGISLGTYDMFDAEGIIQERNDMNRLNKAGTFDKMTKNMSGDPRIKKVGWHEKWVPIAMNSAGDTVCIDMDPGPEGVPGQIIIRLMEQGPIATDYTSFFDWLDAFDTDLKGDSFEVDSDGFLHRKEDSL, encoded by the coding sequence ATGGAAAATTTACTGAACGCCTACGAGGACTTTTTTGGCAAGCCCGATTTATTGGTGACACTGCCCGCAACTAAAAAAAATAGCACCTTTCAGGTGGGAGTAAATCAGTCGGAGATAGATGATGAATCTAATACCATCACTTCTCTGGGTTTGTCGGTGCTGGAAGGAGAGAAAGAATGGGATATTGAATTTAGTATAGAGGTGATGGGAGCTGTTTCAGAACAAAAGGCATTGGAAACGGGTAATTTTTATTACCAACTGTTTAATAAAGTAATTGCAGGAGAAGAACTGGTTTCAGGAAGTATCTACAAGCAAATAACGCTTCCCGGGTTTGATAGGATGAAGCACCTATTAATCATGGATAAAGGTTATTTATCTGCACAATGGTTAGATGATGAGCAGGCAACCGGGCGCCTGATAAATGTAATTGCATTGTTTGAGCAGGAAGCCGATCAGCTACAGCAGTTAGTACCTGAGTTAAGAGAGAAGATAATCTGGAGATCGGATATTGTATTTGCAGATCCTGCCCGGGAACCAGAAAACATTGTTTATCAGGCCATGTTGAATACCTGGAGTGGGATTGCAGAATGGTTTCAGGAAAATGGAGTCCATACAGCCGATGACTTAAATAGACAGCTGGAAGCAGCCGGAAGTGAAGCGCCTGCCACCGCATTGGAAAAAGAACTCGGCTTTACATTGCCGCTGGATTTTAAAGCATCCTTTAACATACAACAGGAAGGTATCAGTTTAGGTACGTATGATATGTTTGATGCGGAAGGTATTATACAGGAAAGAAATGACATGAATCGATTGAATAAAGCAGGGACTTTTGATAAAATGACAAAAAATATGTCCGGAGATCCACGGATAAAAAAGGTAGGCTGGCATGAGAAATGGGTGCCTATAGCGATGAATAGCGCAGGTGATACGGTTTGTATTGATATGGATCCGGGGCCGGAAGGGGTGCCGGGACAAATCATTATTCGTTTAATGGAACAGGGACCTATTGCCACAGACTATACCTCTTTCTTTGATTGGCTGGACGCATTTGATACCGATCTGAAAGGCGATAGTTTTGAAGTCGATAGCGATGGGTTTTTGCATAGAAAAGAAGATTCGCTTTAA
- a CDS encoding ParA family protein, whose product MLILSIAIQKGGSGKTTTALNLAAALHRAGKQVLLVDLDPQANLTQSMGVTDDSPLSIYELLKQAAAGETIAVEQAIVRTGVLPLIPANLELAGAELELVNVYGREQLLKQVLKQVWAQFDIVVVDCPPALGMLTVNALTASDYVLLPLQTALLPFKGVQQFMKNLQQIRQQLNKKLKMAGLVLTQYDEHKSMHRSVRIALEKMYPELVLSAEIRSNVALARAREEASDIFTYDSQANGAKDYYRLATEVAARFYA is encoded by the coding sequence ATGCTCATCCTCTCCATTGCCATACAGAAAGGCGGTTCAGGTAAAACTACCACCGCCTTGAACCTCGCCGCTGCCCTGCATCGTGCAGGAAAGCAGGTGCTGTTGGTAGACCTCGACCCGCAGGCCAACCTGACCCAATCCATGGGTGTTACAGACGACTCACCATTAAGCATATACGAATTATTGAAGCAGGCAGCGGCCGGCGAAACCATAGCAGTGGAGCAGGCAATTGTCCGGACGGGCGTATTGCCGCTGATTCCGGCCAACCTGGAATTGGCGGGTGCAGAGCTGGAGCTGGTCAATGTCTACGGCCGGGAGCAACTCCTGAAGCAGGTACTGAAACAGGTATGGGCGCAATTCGATATTGTGGTGGTGGACTGTCCGCCTGCATTGGGTATGCTGACGGTGAACGCCTTAACGGCCAGCGACTACGTATTGTTGCCGTTACAGACCGCGTTGCTGCCTTTTAAAGGCGTACAGCAGTTTATGAAAAACCTGCAGCAGATCCGGCAACAACTCAATAAAAAACTGAAAATGGCGGGCCTGGTGCTTACCCAATATGATGAACATAAAAGTATGCATCGTTCGGTACGTATCGCCCTGGAGAAAATGTATCCGGAGCTGGTACTGTCTGCAGAAATTCGCAGTAATGTCGCACTGGCCAGAGCCCGGGAAGAAGCCTCCGATATATTTACCTACGATAGCCAGGCAAATGGAGCCAAAGATTATTACCGGCTGGCAACAGAAGTGGCGGCCAGGTTTTATGCATAA
- a CDS encoding eCIS core domain-containing protein, whose amino-acid sequence MKTSSSRRYRRHRNPETAEQQDASFFNPVQQNIQTKQDPFFQPKLTFGQEGDPYEKEADAVAGKVVSRQGVKGNALQRKEISAVQRKAAPEEEAVQEKSLPDKKEEEKKVQRKGMPEKKEEEKKLQKKDSPEKKEEEKMVQQKGMPEKKEEEKKLQKKGSPDKNEEEKKVQKKDISGKKEEEKIQKKEEPEKKLPADEVLKEEIDEKEKRGKPLVMTKAQPNDTAKGGDSRDLSGQLKAQQQQGDHMSPETCAEMSNAIGADFRNVKIHTDTTAVQLSNELGAQAFTHGNDVYFNSGKYDPAGATGKHLLAHELTHVVQQGAAPAMPEQQAAATPTSAAPAVQREISTPLPAGVHPDEKSRVATFPSGAFTVVVKPDRKARKGEGIKANAARTYGNMHPVPVLTWKDKKVAAVTFTKKLEVETVYGASAHAQMDSSYGRGALETDKAAGNSSLGFHEGNHGTDFIDYVKNTPFPEIVIAAPVTVAEYNKLLAEWQLQFNAYYDKMQALSKAKTDDVTDPVPTPAATNVK is encoded by the coding sequence ATGAAAACAAGCAGTAGCCGCCGGTACCGGCGGCATCGTAACCCCGAAACAGCGGAGCAGCAGGATGCTTCCTTTTTTAATCCCGTACAGCAAAACATACAAACAAAACAGGATCCTTTTTTTCAGCCTAAACTGACTTTTGGTCAGGAAGGAGATCCTTATGAAAAAGAAGCGGATGCCGTGGCGGGTAAAGTAGTGAGCCGGCAGGGCGTGAAAGGAAATGCCCTGCAACGGAAAGAGATATCTGCTGTACAGCGGAAAGCGGCACCGGAAGAGGAAGCGGTGCAGGAGAAATCATTACCGGATAAAAAAGAAGAAGAAAAAAAAGTACAGCGGAAAGGGATGCCGGAGAAAAAAGAAGAAGAAAAGAAGCTGCAAAAAAAAGACAGCCCGGAAAAGAAAGAGGAAGAAAAAATGGTGCAGCAGAAAGGCATGCCGGAAAAGAAGGAAGAGGAAAAGAAACTTCAAAAGAAAGGATCACCGGATAAAAACGAGGAAGAGAAAAAAGTGCAGAAAAAAGACATCTCCGGAAAAAAAGAAGAAGAGAAAATACAAAAGAAAGAAGAACCGGAAAAAAAGTTGCCGGCAGATGAAGTCCTCAAAGAAGAAATCGATGAAAAAGAAAAAAGAGGAAAGCCGCTGGTGATGACAAAAGCTCAGCCCAACGACACGGCTAAGGGCGGCGATAGCCGTGACTTATCGGGTCAGTTGAAAGCGCAGCAACAACAAGGTGATCATATGTCGCCGGAGACGTGTGCTGAAATGAGTAACGCGATTGGCGCCGATTTCCGGAACGTAAAAATACACACGGATACGACAGCGGTGCAACTCAGCAATGAACTGGGCGCGCAGGCTTTTACCCATGGCAACGATGTTTATTTCAACAGCGGTAAATACGATCCGGCAGGAGCCACCGGTAAACATTTGCTGGCACATGAACTGACCCACGTGGTACAACAGGGTGCGGCACCGGCGATGCCGGAGCAACAGGCTGCCGCAACCCCTACATCTGCTGCACCAGCCGTACAGCGGGAAATATCCACGCCATTGCCGGCAGGTGTACATCCGGACGAAAAATCACGGGTGGCTACTTTTCCATCCGGTGCTTTTACCGTGGTGGTAAAGCCGGACCGAAAAGCGCGTAAAGGAGAAGGTATAAAAGCCAATGCTGCCAGAACCTATGGGAATATGCATCCGGTGCCGGTACTTACCTGGAAGGATAAGAAAGTAGCTGCGGTTACCTTCACGAAAAAACTGGAAGTAGAAACAGTGTATGGCGCCAGTGCTCATGCGCAGATGGATTCCAGCTATGGCCGGGGAGCGCTGGAAACAGATAAGGCAGCGGGTAACAGCTCGTTGGGTTTCCATGAAGGCAACCATGGCACCGACTTTATTGACTACGTAAAAAATACCCCTTTCCCGGAAATTGTCATAGCGGCCCCGGTCACTGTGGCGGAGTATAATAAGTTATTAGCGGAATGGCAGCTGCAGTTTAATGCCTATTACGATAAGATGCAGGCACTGAGTAAAGCGAAGACAGATGATGTCACAGATCCTGTTCCCACGCCCGCTGCTACAAATGTAAAATAA
- a CDS encoding ATP-binding protein — protein MMYNNNNKNAIVLQEYLTWLQQEMRKRLATYFKIADADETATMEVGSHAPGDASPEMPLADFIRKNNLNGEEQLLLLLALAPHVNPVFFEETIQDYLISKGDFPLIGCVKGTQFRGMLATGETLLFLLAGEDLEARINAMALLSEKHFFAQRQVLWLEQPPEGEPAMSGKIVLSQEYIDLFLTGKHAKPRFGNDFPAESITTPLDWEDLVLSAQTMEQLQELKKWLRVKDKLAAKNKRLKPGYRALFYGPPGTGKTLSACLLGKPDPADAATQEGIDVFRIDLSQVVSKFIGETEKNLSRLFDRAEHKNWILFFDEADALFGKRTNIRDAHDKYANQEIAYLLQRIENYNGLVILASNFKNNIDPAFSRRFQAMIQFPMPTPPERLKLWKMILEDELLATPGMLEQVAAAHEISGASIINVAQYCFLKNIQPDGQMQPITKQDLEEGLIREFNKEGKIYK, from the coding sequence ATGATGTATAACAACAATAACAAAAATGCTATAGTACTGCAGGAATACTTAACCTGGCTGCAGCAGGAAATGCGGAAAAGACTGGCCACCTATTTCAAGATAGCGGATGCCGATGAAACCGCAACGATGGAGGTGGGCAGTCATGCACCAGGAGATGCCTCGCCGGAAATGCCGCTGGCAGATTTTATCCGGAAAAATAACTTGAACGGAGAAGAACAGTTATTACTGCTGTTGGCACTGGCCCCCCATGTAAATCCGGTTTTCTTTGAAGAAACCATCCAGGATTATCTGATCAGCAAAGGCGATTTTCCCCTGATTGGCTGTGTGAAAGGTACACAGTTTCGGGGCATGCTGGCTACCGGAGAAACCCTGCTGTTTTTACTGGCAGGGGAAGACCTGGAAGCCCGCATCAATGCGATGGCATTGCTGAGTGAAAAACATTTTTTTGCACAGCGGCAGGTGTTATGGCTGGAACAGCCACCGGAAGGAGAACCAGCCATGAGTGGAAAGATCGTATTGTCGCAGGAATACATTGACCTTTTTCTGACCGGTAAACATGCGAAGCCCCGTTTTGGTAATGATTTTCCGGCAGAAAGTATTACCACGCCGCTGGACTGGGAAGACCTCGTGTTAAGTGCGCAGACAATGGAACAGCTGCAGGAGCTTAAAAAGTGGCTACGCGTAAAAGATAAACTGGCTGCTAAAAATAAACGCCTGAAACCCGGTTACCGGGCCCTGTTTTATGGCCCGCCGGGAACCGGTAAAACCTTATCGGCCTGTCTGCTGGGAAAGCCTGATCCGGCAGATGCAGCCACGCAGGAAGGGATCGATGTATTCCGGATAGACCTGTCGCAGGTAGTATCCAAGTTTATCGGAGAAACGGAAAAGAACCTGTCGCGGTTATTCGACCGGGCGGAACATAAAAACTGGATACTCTTTTTTGATGAAGCAGATGCCTTGTTCGGAAAAAGAACGAACATCCGGGATGCGCACGATAAATATGCGAACCAGGAAATCGCTTACCTGTTGCAGCGGATTGAAAACTATAATGGCCTGGTGATACTGGCATCCAATTTCAAGAATAACATAGATCCCGCTTTTTCGCGCCGTTTTCAGGCGATGATCCAGTTTCCGATGCCTACCCCTCCGGAAAGGCTGAAGCTTTGGAAAATGATCCTGGAAGACGAATTACTGGCTACGCCCGGCATGCTGGAGCAGGTAGCTGCCGCTCACGAGATCTCCGGCGCATCCATTATCAATGTGGCGCAGTATTGTTTCCTTAAAAATATACAGCCCGACGGGCAGATGCAGCCTATTACAAAACAGGACCTGGAAGAAGGACTGATCCGGGAATTTAATAAGGAAGGCAAAATATATAAATAA
- a CDS encoding helix-turn-helix domain-containing protein — protein sequence MMTVPQKYQSRQAEITQQFITAVNKHIDSILDGSTDHMYHIKDIARIMFIHPVHLSNTIKLHTGHAPCYYFEKKLMEEAKNMLADDQLTITDIATRLTFDNSNFTKFFKRFEGVTPSAYRQQQAAIAAHL from the coding sequence ATGATGACAGTTCCGCAAAAATATCAGTCCCGGCAGGCTGAGATCACCCAGCAGTTTATTACAGCCGTGAACAAACATATCGACAGTATCCTGGATGGCAGTACAGATCATATGTATCACATCAAGGATATTGCCCGCATTATGTTTATCCATCCGGTACATCTCAGTAATACCATCAAGCTGCATACCGGTCATGCACCCTGTTATTATTTTGAAAAAAAATTGATGGAGGAGGCAAAAAATATGCTGGCAGATGACCAGCTGACGATCACGGATATAGCTACCCGGCTTACTTTCGACAATTCAAATTTCACTAAGTTCTTCAAACGGTTTGAAGGGGTTACCCCATCGGCTTACCGGCAGCAGCAGGCTGCCATCGCTGCCCATTTATAG
- a CDS encoding DUF4349 domain-containing protein, translating to MRYTFFYLVPMVALFACSARVNNAEDAQTTSGANAAEYLASADSTGFSHNMQAINGASRKRVRTATIKCRVNNVFQATSRLEQLVQEVSGVVVESNLQNAYVREQELPYSADSLKKVQLYTPTAGLTLKVPADKLDAVVRALTDMSSFIDSRLLKDQDMTLLYLGNALKNQAQKMDTGKIVPGKTATALDVADYKATRQEQAIDRKMNNLEILDNVAYATLDVQLFQPEVADIQIVVNPAQVSQASFGTALLTAFRSGGGLFRGLILFVIEIWPVWLIIGAAYFGYRKWTGLKKQA from the coding sequence ATGCGTTATACCTTTTTTTACCTCGTACCTATGGTCGCACTGTTCGCCTGTAGCGCCCGTGTCAACAATGCAGAAGATGCACAAACGACATCCGGAGCCAATGCAGCGGAGTACCTGGCTTCCGCCGACTCCACCGGTTTCTCTCACAACATGCAGGCGATTAATGGCGCCTCCCGCAAAAGAGTACGTACAGCAACGATCAAATGCCGCGTCAATAATGTATTTCAGGCTACTTCCCGCTTGGAACAACTGGTGCAGGAAGTATCGGGTGTAGTGGTAGAAAGCAACCTGCAGAACGCCTATGTACGGGAGCAGGAACTGCCTTATTCGGCAGACTCTTTAAAGAAAGTACAATTGTATACGCCCACTGCAGGCCTTACCCTGAAAGTGCCGGCTGATAAGCTGGATGCGGTGGTGCGTGCCCTCACGGATATGTCGTCTTTTATTGATTCACGATTGCTGAAAGACCAGGATATGACACTGTTGTATCTGGGAAATGCGTTAAAAAACCAGGCGCAAAAAATGGATACGGGAAAAATAGTGCCTGGTAAAACGGCTACAGCACTGGATGTGGCAGATTATAAAGCAACGCGGCAGGAGCAGGCAATAGACCGGAAAATGAACAACCTGGAAATATTGGATAATGTGGCTTATGCTACACTGGATGTACAACTTTTTCAGCCGGAAGTGGCGGATATTCAGATTGTGGTAAACCCGGCGCAGGTAAGCCAGGCAAGCTTTGGCACCGCCTTGCTGACCGCCTTCCGTAGTGGCGGCGGATTGTTTCGTGGGCTCATTCTTTTCGTGATTGAAATCTGGCCTGTCTGGCTGATAATAGGTGCGGCCTATTTCGGTTACCGGAAATGGACCGGATTAAAAAAGCAGGCATAA
- a CDS encoding alpha/beta fold hydrolase, with the protein MRQPILLLHGLFGGLSNWKDVVTHFNGTYDVRIPPLPIYDQYRGDPLDYLVGFLENYIEQLNCEKVVLIGNSLGGHVAILYTHRHPEKVAQLILTGSSGLYENTGIGSYPKRGNYAYIRERVAYTFYDPAVATDTLVDEVYRITTNALKCLNIIRTAKSAQRNYVTALLPAITTPVLLLWGEDDKISPPDVAHDFLRLLPNAELVMIPHCGHAPMMERPDIFNRETERFLATAIPA; encoded by the coding sequence ATGCGACAACCGATATTGCTTCTGCATGGGCTTTTTGGTGGCTTAAGCAACTGGAAGGATGTAGTCACTCACTTTAACGGCACCTATGATGTCCGTATTCCTCCCCTGCCCATTTATGACCAGTACAGAGGAGACCCGCTGGATTACCTGGTAGGCTTCCTCGAAAACTACATCGAACAACTGAACTGTGAAAAAGTAGTACTGATCGGCAATTCGCTCGGTGGCCATGTAGCCATTCTGTATACACACCGGCATCCTGAAAAGGTAGCTCAACTGATTCTCACCGGCAGCTCCGGACTATATGAAAACACAGGTATAGGCAGCTATCCCAAACGCGGTAATTATGCGTATATCCGTGAACGTGTGGCCTATACTTTTTATGATCCGGCAGTAGCTACCGATACACTGGTAGATGAAGTGTATCGTATTACGACCAACGCCCTCAAATGTTTGAATATCATTCGTACTGCCAAATCCGCCCAGCGGAACTATGTGACCGCTTTGCTGCCAGCTATTACCACGCCTGTATTGCTGCTATGGGGAGAAGATGATAAAATATCGCCACCGGATGTAGCACACGATTTCCTGCGACTCCTGCCCAATGCTGAACTGGTGATGATTCCACATTGCGGCCATGCGCCCATGATGGAAAGACCGGATATATTTAACCGGGAAACCGAGCGCTTCTTAGCTACGGCAATCCCTGCGTAA
- a CDS encoding Crp/Fnr family transcriptional regulator, protein MGYELPAFYERLMKKYPVVSQAEWQLLDSIATVKHIKKGDTFLRYGKIARYSAFVISGMFKFSILDDEGNEKILRFGFADDFLANCESYNKRVPSAISITAIEDAVILKMNIKRLQPLYDLHLSLLHVNLQLYQELLEQQAEHQQILSFKSPLQRYRFLLERRPAIIQKISLTNIARYLYTSREALSRARLLLIDQARNFCD, encoded by the coding sequence ATGGGATACGAATTACCCGCTTTTTATGAACGCCTGATGAAAAAATACCCGGTAGTATCACAAGCCGAATGGCAGCTGCTGGATAGTATTGCTACTGTTAAGCACATTAAAAAAGGGGATACTTTTCTGAGATATGGCAAAATAGCCCGTTATTCAGCCTTTGTCATATCCGGGATGTTTAAATTTTCGATACTGGATGATGAAGGCAACGAAAAAATACTGCGGTTCGGATTTGCGGATGATTTTCTCGCCAATTGTGAAAGCTATAATAAGCGGGTGCCGTCTGCCATCAGTATTACTGCTATTGAAGATGCCGTGATCCTGAAAATGAATATTAAAAGGCTGCAGCCCCTGTACGACCTGCATCTCAGTCTCCTGCATGTAAACCTGCAGCTGTACCAGGAACTACTGGAGCAACAGGCAGAACATCAGCAAATACTATCTTTTAAAAGTCCGCTGCAACGTTACCGTTTCCTGTTGGAACGCCGGCCGGCTATCATACAAAAAATATCCCTCACCAACATCGCCCGGTATCTGTATACCAGCCGCGAAGCCTTGAGCAGAGCCAGGTTGCTGCTGATTGACCAGGCCCGCAACTTTTGTGATTGA
- a CDS encoding MBL fold metallo-hydrolase produces the protein MSLFITSLNSGSNGNCYYIGNDTEAVLVDAGISCRETEKRMLRLGLSMHLVKAIFVSHEHIDHIRGITVLAKKYQLPVYITAGTLSHGGLALSEHLVMSFTAYTPVQIGGLSVTAFPKLHDAAEPHSFIVANDVVKIGVFTDIGAPCEHVIRHFQQCHAAFLEANYDETMLDQGRYPYYLKNRIRGGKGHLSNKQALEIFTLHRPAFMSHLLLSHLSQDNNNPTLVQELFAPHANGTEIIVASRYAETPVYKIIA, from the coding sequence ATGTCATTGTTTATTACATCATTGAATTCGGGAAGCAACGGTAACTGTTATTATATTGGTAATGATACCGAAGCTGTGCTGGTAGATGCAGGGATTTCCTGCCGCGAAACAGAAAAAAGGATGCTCCGTCTCGGGCTTTCCATGCACCTGGTGAAAGCCATTTTTGTATCACACGAACATATTGATCATATCCGCGGCATTACGGTGCTGGCAAAGAAATATCAGCTGCCGGTATATATTACTGCCGGTACCTTGTCGCACGGTGGCCTCGCCCTGAGTGAGCACCTGGTGATGTCTTTCACAGCCTACACACCGGTACAGATTGGCGGCCTTTCTGTTACCGCTTTTCCCAAACTGCACGATGCCGCAGAACCACACAGCTTTATCGTAGCCAATGATGTGGTGAAAATCGGCGTATTTACCGATATCGGTGCGCCCTGTGAACATGTGATCCGCCATTTCCAGCAATGCCATGCTGCTTTCCTGGAAGCCAACTACGATGAAACCATGCTGGATCAGGGACGTTATCCCTACTACCTGAAAAATCGTATCCGTGGTGGCAAAGGGCACCTTTCCAACAAACAGGCGCTGGAGATCTTTACCCTTCACCGGCCGGCTTTCATGAGTCATCTGCTCTTATCTCACCTGTCACAGGATAACAATAATCCTACCCTGGTACAGGAATTATTTGCGCCACATGCCAATGGTACGGAGATTATAGTAGCCTCCCGGTATGCGGAAACACCAGTGTATAAAATTATCGCCTGA
- a CDS encoding alkaline phosphatase, with protein MKRRDFFRNTSLGLLGTAMVAPVRTFARQISSQGHHARNIIFLVSDGMSTGTLNMASLLLQRKEGRQSHWLQLYETNQVARALMSTASASSLVTDSAAASSAWGGGVRVHNGSLNVGPDGTHYTPILQKFKAAGKAVGCVTTVPITHATPAGFCISNSHRGDMGEIATQYLPLQFDVMMGGGAHYFRADKRKDQTDLFARYSTAGYTVVRERTSLLALPEQHTRPLLGVFDDEGLPYSLDRQQDTRLQQQVPTLAEMTRQAIRQLRRNKNGFVMQVEGGKVDWAAHANDAGALLYDQIAFDEAIKVAVDFAEQDKHTLVIITTDHGNANPGLYYGDNTDVSFDRLQHYRHTNEWILNGITRNDTPAKVAERIAYAQGFTISPTDAAALLQHYTHLDEGGLYNPRKLPYKALAALQTTATAIAWGGMDHTADYVELAMLGPGSELLPAFVKNTDLHTLMLRATGL; from the coding sequence ATGAAAAGAAGGGATTTTTTCCGCAACACCTCTCTAGGTCTGCTGGGTACTGCCATGGTAGCACCAGTACGCACCTTTGCCCGGCAAATCAGCAGCCAGGGACATCATGCCCGCAACATCATCTTTCTCGTGAGCGACGGCATGAGCACCGGCACCTTAAACATGGCCAGCCTGTTGCTGCAGCGCAAAGAAGGGCGGCAAAGCCACTGGCTGCAACTATATGAAACCAACCAGGTCGCCCGTGCGCTGATGAGTACCGCATCTGCCAGCTCCCTGGTCACCGACTCTGCAGCGGCCAGTTCTGCCTGGGGAGGCGGTGTGCGGGTACACAATGGCTCCCTGAATGTTGGCCCTGACGGCACCCACTATACCCCCATCCTGCAAAAATTCAAGGCAGCCGGTAAAGCAGTGGGCTGCGTCACCACCGTACCCATCACCCATGCCACGCCGGCGGGCTTCTGTATCAGTAACAGCCACCGGGGCGATATGGGTGAAATTGCGACCCAATACCTGCCCTTACAGTTTGATGTGATGATGGGTGGCGGCGCCCATTACTTCCGGGCGGATAAACGTAAGGATCAGACGGATCTCTTTGCCCGGTATAGCACCGCCGGCTATACGGTTGTGCGGGAACGCACTTCCCTGCTGGCATTGCCGGAGCAGCACACCCGCCCCCTGCTGGGCGTATTCGACGACGAGGGGCTGCCCTATTCGCTGGACCGGCAGCAGGATACCCGGTTACAGCAACAGGTGCCGACGCTGGCAGAAATGACCCGGCAGGCCATCCGGCAACTCCGGCGTAACAAAAACGGCTTCGTCATGCAGGTGGAAGGCGGAAAAGTAGACTGGGCTGCCCATGCCAACGATGCCGGTGCCTTGCTGTACGACCAGATCGCCTTTGATGAAGCCATAAAAGTTGCGGTTGATTTTGCAGAACAGGATAAACATACCCTCGTGATCATCACCACCGATCATGGCAATGCCAATCCCGGCCTGTATTATGGCGATAACACCGATGTATCCTTCGATCGCCTGCAGCATTACCGGCATACCAATGAATGGATCTTAAATGGCATCACCCGCAACGATACCCCGGCTAAGGTAGCAGAACGCATCGCCTATGCCCAGGGGTTTACCATCTCTCCTACGGATGCCGCTGCCCTGCTGCAACACTACACCCATCTGGACGAAGGAGGCTTGTATAACCCGCGTAAGCTGCCCTATAAAGCGCTGGCGGCGCTGCAAACGACCGCCACAGCCATTGCCTGGGGTGGTATGGATCATACCGCCGATTATGTAGAACTGGCCATGCTGGGGCCTGGCAGCGAACTGCTGCCTGCCTTTGTAAAAAATACCGACCTGCATACCCTGATGCTACGCGCCACAGGCCTGTAA
- the lgt gene encoding prolipoprotein diacylglyceryl transferase has product MMMLYLQWRVAPEIFHIGSFALRYYSVAFMAAFLVSYVLLSVVFRREGTPPALLEKLTIYIFVGTLAGARLGHCLFYDFDYYRYHLWEIILPVTHNEQGWVFTGYQGLASHGGAIGILLAAALFCRRYQVPYSWLLDRLALAVPFAGCLIRIGNFFNAEIIGIPTQLPWAVIFTRVDNIPRHPAQLYEALCYAVIGGWLWYAYRYKQALSRPGTIFGWLLMAVFSVRFGLEFIKENQAAFENGHLLNMGQLLSIPLIAIGIYCLYHAKRKYGKREPD; this is encoded by the coding sequence ATGATGATGTTATATCTACAATGGCGGGTAGCGCCGGAAATTTTTCATATCGGCAGTTTTGCCCTGCGGTATTACAGTGTGGCGTTTATGGCAGCCTTCCTGGTGTCTTATGTATTGCTGTCGGTTGTTTTCCGGCGGGAGGGAACACCGCCTGCGTTACTGGAGAAACTAACCATATACATTTTCGTGGGTACGCTGGCAGGAGCCCGGCTGGGGCATTGCCTGTTTTATGACTTCGACTATTACCGGTATCATCTGTGGGAAATCATCCTTCCGGTTACGCACAATGAACAAGGCTGGGTATTTACCGGCTATCAGGGACTGGCCAGTCATGGTGGCGCCATCGGCATTTTACTGGCGGCCGCGCTTTTCTGTCGCCGGTACCAGGTGCCTTACAGCTGGCTGCTGGACCGGCTGGCACTGGCAGTACCATTTGCCGGTTGCCTGATCCGTATCGGTAATTTTTTTAATGCAGAAATCATCGGTATCCCTACCCAATTACCCTGGGCAGTTATATTCACGCGGGTAGATAACATCCCGCGTCATCCGGCGCAATTGTATGAAGCATTATGTTATGCGGTCATTGGCGGATGGTTGTGGTATGCCTACCGCTACAAACAAGCCTTGTCCCGCCCGGGAACTATATTCGGCTGGTTACTGATGGCGGTTTTCAGTGTACGTTTCGGGCTGGAGTTTATAAAAGAAAACCAGGCAGCCTTTGAAAACGGTCATCTCCTGAATATGGGCCAGCTGTTGAGTATACCGTTGATCGCTATCGGTATCTATTGCTTATATCATGCTAAAAGAAAATATGGAAAAAGAGAACCGGATTAA